The Flammeovirgaceae bacterium genome contains a region encoding:
- a CDS encoding UDP-N-acetylmuramate--L-alanine ligase: MKLENYHNVYFLGIGGIGMSAIARWFLKKGLRVSGYDRTPTSLTAELQQEGMHIHFEDGVENIPSEVRTQKENTLVVFTPAIPKDHAEFNYLKAQGYTIMKRSEVLGLLTRNYKTIAVAGTHGKTTTSSMIAHILKAARANMVGFLGGITTNYESNLVMEGEINANTLVVVEADEFDRSFLRLFPHTGVVTSADADHLDIYGNHESMLTSFRDFIRQISQDGELIIHESVDALLTADIQIKNKITYGMSRGQFFAGNIAVTRGRDGFFEFDLCGFDTVHRITLGVPGFHNVENAIAAALACYRNGISMAVIKPALASFKGVKRRFEFVVKSDKVVYVDDYAHHPTEIEAFLQSMRSMYPGKKLTVVFQPHLYTRTRDFAEGFAKSLSLADDVLLMDIYPARELPIPGVDADLIYNHVTAKNKERCSKGNLLEKLKSRELEVLTTVGAGDIDTFVQPIKEILKTRYEG, from the coding sequence GTGAAGTTGGAAAACTACCATAACGTTTATTTTCTCGGCATCGGGGGCATTGGCATGAGCGCCATAGCCCGTTGGTTCCTGAAAAAAGGTTTGCGTGTTTCGGGTTACGATCGCACACCCACTTCGCTTACGGCCGAGCTTCAACAGGAAGGTATGCACATTCATTTTGAAGATGGTGTTGAAAATATTCCTTCGGAGGTCCGGACGCAAAAAGAAAATACACTGGTTGTTTTTACTCCGGCCATCCCGAAGGATCACGCTGAGTTCAATTACCTGAAAGCACAGGGGTACACCATTATGAAGCGTTCGGAAGTGCTTGGCTTACTTACAAGAAATTACAAAACGATTGCAGTGGCCGGAACGCACGGAAAAACCACCACCTCCTCCATGATTGCCCACATTTTGAAAGCGGCCCGGGCAAACATGGTGGGTTTTCTGGGAGGCATTACCACCAACTATGAATCGAACCTGGTAATGGAAGGCGAGATAAATGCAAACACCCTGGTGGTGGTGGAGGCCGATGAGTTCGATCGCTCATTCCTGCGGTTGTTTCCGCATACGGGTGTAGTTACTTCGGCCGATGCCGACCACCTCGATATTTATGGCAACCATGAGAGTATGCTCACTTCGTTCAGGGATTTTATCCGGCAGATTAGTCAGGATGGTGAACTCATTATCCACGAATCGGTAGATGCCTTGCTTACGGCCGACATTCAGATAAAAAATAAAATCACCTATGGTATGAGCCGGGGACAATTTTTTGCCGGCAACATTGCCGTTACGCGGGGGCGTGACGGATTTTTTGAATTTGATTTATGTGGCTTTGATACAGTTCATCGTATCACGCTCGGTGTCCCCGGTTTTCATAATGTCGAAAATGCCATTGCGGCCGCCCTGGCCTGTTACCGGAACGGCATCTCGATGGCAGTAATCAAACCGGCACTGGCTTCCTTTAAAGGAGTGAAGCGCAGGTTTGAATTTGTGGTCAAATCAGATAAAGTGGTGTATGTGGATGACTACGCTCATCATCCTACAGAAATCGAGGCCTTTCTGCAATCCATGCGTTCGATGTATCCCGGCAAAAAGTTAACCGTGGTGTTTCAGCCCCACCTGTACACGCGCACCCGCGACTTTGCCGAGGGGTTTGCCAAAAGCCTGAGCCTTGCTGATGATGTGCTGTTAATGGATATCTATCCCGCACGCGAACTACCGATTCCAGGTGTGGATGCCGACCTGATTTATAATCACGTTACGGCAAAAAATAAGGAGCGCTGCAGCAAGGGTAATTTACTGGAGAAGCTAAAAAGCCGGGAGCTTGAAGTGCTCACCACCGTGGGAGCCGGAGACATCGACACGTTTGTTCAACCGATAAAAGAAATACTGAAAACGCGCTATGAAGGGTAA
- the murG gene encoding undecaprenyldiphospho-muramoylpentapeptide beta-N-acetylglucosaminyltransferase — MKRDKPYRLIISGGGTGGHIFPALAIANAFKDRHPDAKILFVGAKGRMEMTRVPDAGYEIVGLWISGIQRRLSLSNLLLPLKLITSYFKASSILKKFKPHAVIGTGGYASGPIMLAATSMGIPSLIQEQNSFAGLANKQVAGKVSRVCVAYEGMEKYFPKEKIVLTGNPVRKDLLAITDKRTKALSHFGFDSSVKTLLVLGGSLGSKTINECIYAGIEKLMDARIQLIWQTGKGYFHQYCELLKNTDKRKIRLFDFLKEMDLAYSAADVVVSRSGALAVSELCVAGKPCILVPSPNVAEDHQTKNARALVERGAARMITDAQAGAELVDEALKLLFDEQQAARLSANISKLAMPHATEKIVDEIENLIGIRANGSSVAGITNRAMLIS, encoded by the coding sequence TTGAAGAGAGACAAACCATATCGACTCATCATCAGCGGTGGCGGCACCGGGGGGCACATCTTTCCGGCTTTGGCTATTGCCAATGCGTTTAAAGATCGTCATCCCGATGCGAAGATTTTGTTTGTGGGCGCCAAAGGAAGAATGGAAATGACACGCGTGCCCGATGCCGGCTATGAAATTGTTGGTTTATGGATCAGCGGCATCCAGCGCAGGCTCAGTCTTTCTAATTTGTTGCTGCCGCTTAAACTGATAACCAGTTATTTCAAGGCTTCGTCTATCCTTAAAAAATTTAAACCACACGCAGTAATTGGTACAGGCGGATACGCCAGCGGCCCGATTATGCTGGCGGCAACTTCAATGGGCATACCGTCATTGATTCAGGAGCAGAACTCATTTGCCGGCCTGGCCAATAAACAGGTGGCCGGCAAGGTGAGCCGTGTGTGCGTGGCCTACGAAGGCATGGAAAAATATTTCCCTAAAGAAAAGATTGTATTAACCGGTAATCCGGTTCGGAAGGATTTACTGGCAATAACGGATAAGCGCACCAAAGCATTAAGCCATTTCGGATTCGATTCATCGGTAAAGACGCTGCTGGTTCTTGGCGGAAGCCTCGGCTCAAAAACTATTAACGAATGCATTTATGCCGGTATTGAAAAACTGATGGATGCCCGCATCCAGTTGATCTGGCAAACCGGTAAGGGGTACTTCCATCAGTACTGCGAACTGCTCAAGAATACTGATAAACGAAAAATCCGCCTGTTCGATTTTCTGAAAGAGATGGATCTGGCCTATTCAGCTGCCGATGTGGTGGTTAGCCGGTCGGGCGCTTTGGCGGTTTCCGAGTTGTGTGTGGCCGGCAAACCCTGCATCCTGGTGCCATCGCCCAATGTGGCTGAAGATCACCAGACCAAAAATGCAAGGGCACTGGTAGAGAGAGGGGCGGCACGAATGATAACCGATGCGCAGGCAGGTGCAGAACTGGTTGATGAAGCGTTGAAATTATTGTTCGATGAGCAACAGGCTGCCCGGCTTTCGGCAAACATCAGTAAGCTGGCCATGCCACATGCCACCGAAAAAATTGTGGATGAAATTGAAAATCTTATCGGTATCCGGGCTAACGGTAGTTCAGTTGCCGGTATAACCAATCGGGCCATGTTAATCAGTTAA